One genomic segment of Strix aluco isolate bStrAlu1 chromosome 14, bStrAlu1.hap1, whole genome shotgun sequence includes these proteins:
- the ZNF319 gene encoding zinc finger protein 319 isoform X2: protein MSESWQQQQQQPQQPPPPQQHHAGAATLPEHSIPPSTADNPLGCAVYGILLQPDPGLQHHQHAPIQAGEPSHKCGVCGHDLAHLSNPHEHQCLPGHDRSFQCTQCLKIFHQATDLLEHQCIQVEQKPFVCGVCKMGFSLLTSLAQHHNVHNGNAMKCSICEKTYKPPEAEHSQPLDPSEKPYSCSICQKTFKHLSELSRHERIHTGEKPYKCTLCDKSFSQSSHLVHHKRTHSSERPYKCTVCEKTFKHRSHLVRHMYAHSGEHLFKCNVCELHFKESSELLQHPCTPSGERPFRCGECQKAFKRPSDLRQHERTHSEERPFKCDLCQMSFKQQYALMRHRRTHKAEEPFKCNLCEKGFVQPSHLVYHQHVHGIENLFKCNVCQKGFNQSSELLRHKCVQNAERPFKCAVCNKSYKRASALQKHQLAHCAEKPLKCTLCERRFFSSSEFVQHRCDPAREKPLKCPDCEKRFKYASDLQRHRRVHTGEKPYKCPSCEKAFKQREHLNKHHSVHAREQQYKCMWCGERFLDLGLLQEHSVQHTAEGAYQADVGSR from the exons atgTCAGAAAgctggcagcagcaacagcagcaaccaCAGCAGCCGCCGCCACCGCAGCAGCACCACGCTGGGGCAGCCACCCTCCCAGAGCACTCCATCCCGCCCAGCACCGCTGACAACCCCTTAGGCTGTGCCGTCTACGGCATTCTACTCCAGCCAGACCCTGGTCTGCAGCACCACCAGCACGCCCCCATCCAGGCTGGGGAGCCGTCCCACAAATGTGGGGTGTGTGGCCACGACCTCGCGCACCTCTCCAACCCCCATGAGCACCAGTGCTTGCCAGGCCATGACCGCTCTTTCCAGTGTACCCAGTGCCTGAAGATCTTCCACCAGGCCACCGACCTCCTCGAGCACCAGTGCATCCAGGTGGAGCAGAAGCCCTTTGTGTGCGGTGTCTGCAAGATGGGCTTCTCCCTCCTGACCTCGCTGGCGCAGCACCACAACGTCCACAATGGCAACGCCATGAAGTGCTCTATCTGTGAGAAGACCTACAAGCCTCCTGAGGCAGAGCATTCGCAGCCTCTCGACCCCTCGGAGAAGCCCTACAGCTGCTCCATCTGTCAGAAAACCTTCAAGCACCTCTCGGAGCTGTCCCGGCACGAGCGCATCCACACGGGTGAGAAGCCGTACAAGTGCACGCTGTGCGACAAGAGCTTCAGCCAGTCGTCCCACCTGGTGCACCACAAACGGACGCACAGCTCGGAGCGGCCCTACAAGTGCACGGTGTGCGAGAAGACCTTCAAGCACCGATCCCACCTGGTGCGCCACATGTACGCGCACTCGGGAGAGCACCTCTTCAAGTGCAACGTCTGCGAGCTGCACTTCAAGGAGTCGTcggagctgctgcagcaccccTGCACGCCCAGCGGGGAGCGGCCCTTCCGCTGTGGCGAGTGCCAGAAGGCCTTCAAACGCCCCTCGGACCTGCGGCAGCACGAGCGCACGCACAGCGAGGAGCGGCCCTTCAAGTGCGACCTCTGCCAGATGAGCTTCAAGCAGCAGTACGCGCTCATGCGCCATCGCCGCACGCACAAGGCCGAGGAGCCCTTCAAGTGCAACCTGTGCGAGAAGGGCTTCGTGCAGCCCTCACACCTGGTGTACCACCAGCACGTGCACGGCATAGAAAACCTCTTCAAGTGCAACGTGTGCCAGAAAGGCTTCAACCAGTCCTCAGAGCTGCTGCGGCACAAGTGCGTGCAGAACGCGGAGCGGCCCTTCAAGTGCGCGGTGTGCAACAAGTCCTACAAGCGGGCCTCGGCTCTGCAGAAGCACCAGCTGGCCCACTGCGCCGAGAAGCCGCTCAAGTGCACGCTCTGCGAGAGACGTTTTTTCTCCTCCTCCGAGTTCGTGCAGCACCGCTGCGACCCGGCCCGCGAGAAGCCCCTCAAGTGCCCCGACTGTGAAAAGCGGTTCAAGTACGCCTCGGACCTGCAGCGCCACCGGCGCGTGCACACGGgcgagaagccctacaagtgcccCTCCTGTGAGAAGGCCTTCAAGCAGCGCGAGCACCTCAACAAGCACCACAGCGTGCACGCCCGGGAGCAGCAGTACAAGTGCATGTGGTGCGGGGAGCGGTTCCTGGACTTGGGCCTGCTGCAGGAGCACAGTGTCCAGCACACGGCCGAGGGCGCCTACCAG GCTGACGTTGGATCCAGGTGA
- the ZNF319 gene encoding zinc finger protein 319 isoform X1: MSESWQQQQQQPQQPPPPQQHHAGAATLPEHSIPPSTADNPLGCAVYGILLQPDPGLQHHQHAPIQAGEPSHKCGVCGHDLAHLSNPHEHQCLPGHDRSFQCTQCLKIFHQATDLLEHQCIQVEQKPFVCGVCKMGFSLLTSLAQHHNVHNGNAMKCSICEKTYKPPEAEHSQPLDPSEKPYSCSICQKTFKHLSELSRHERIHTGEKPYKCTLCDKSFSQSSHLVHHKRTHSSERPYKCTVCEKTFKHRSHLVRHMYAHSGEHLFKCNVCELHFKESSELLQHPCTPSGERPFRCGECQKAFKRPSDLRQHERTHSEERPFKCDLCQMSFKQQYALMRHRRTHKAEEPFKCNLCEKGFVQPSHLVYHQHVHGIENLFKCNVCQKGFNQSSELLRHKCVQNAERPFKCAVCNKSYKRASALQKHQLAHCAEKPLKCTLCERRFFSSSEFVQHRCDPAREKPLKCPDCEKRFKYASDLQRHRRVHTGEKPYKCPSCEKAFKQREHLNKHHSVHAREQQYKCMWCGERFLDLGLLQEHSVQHTAEGAYQVAACLP; the protein is encoded by the coding sequence atgTCAGAAAgctggcagcagcaacagcagcaaccaCAGCAGCCGCCGCCACCGCAGCAGCACCACGCTGGGGCAGCCACCCTCCCAGAGCACTCCATCCCGCCCAGCACCGCTGACAACCCCTTAGGCTGTGCCGTCTACGGCATTCTACTCCAGCCAGACCCTGGTCTGCAGCACCACCAGCACGCCCCCATCCAGGCTGGGGAGCCGTCCCACAAATGTGGGGTGTGTGGCCACGACCTCGCGCACCTCTCCAACCCCCATGAGCACCAGTGCTTGCCAGGCCATGACCGCTCTTTCCAGTGTACCCAGTGCCTGAAGATCTTCCACCAGGCCACCGACCTCCTCGAGCACCAGTGCATCCAGGTGGAGCAGAAGCCCTTTGTGTGCGGTGTCTGCAAGATGGGCTTCTCCCTCCTGACCTCGCTGGCGCAGCACCACAACGTCCACAATGGCAACGCCATGAAGTGCTCTATCTGTGAGAAGACCTACAAGCCTCCTGAGGCAGAGCATTCGCAGCCTCTCGACCCCTCGGAGAAGCCCTACAGCTGCTCCATCTGTCAGAAAACCTTCAAGCACCTCTCGGAGCTGTCCCGGCACGAGCGCATCCACACGGGTGAGAAGCCGTACAAGTGCACGCTGTGCGACAAGAGCTTCAGCCAGTCGTCCCACCTGGTGCACCACAAACGGACGCACAGCTCGGAGCGGCCCTACAAGTGCACGGTGTGCGAGAAGACCTTCAAGCACCGATCCCACCTGGTGCGCCACATGTACGCGCACTCGGGAGAGCACCTCTTCAAGTGCAACGTCTGCGAGCTGCACTTCAAGGAGTCGTcggagctgctgcagcaccccTGCACGCCCAGCGGGGAGCGGCCCTTCCGCTGTGGCGAGTGCCAGAAGGCCTTCAAACGCCCCTCGGACCTGCGGCAGCACGAGCGCACGCACAGCGAGGAGCGGCCCTTCAAGTGCGACCTCTGCCAGATGAGCTTCAAGCAGCAGTACGCGCTCATGCGCCATCGCCGCACGCACAAGGCCGAGGAGCCCTTCAAGTGCAACCTGTGCGAGAAGGGCTTCGTGCAGCCCTCACACCTGGTGTACCACCAGCACGTGCACGGCATAGAAAACCTCTTCAAGTGCAACGTGTGCCAGAAAGGCTTCAACCAGTCCTCAGAGCTGCTGCGGCACAAGTGCGTGCAGAACGCGGAGCGGCCCTTCAAGTGCGCGGTGTGCAACAAGTCCTACAAGCGGGCCTCGGCTCTGCAGAAGCACCAGCTGGCCCACTGCGCCGAGAAGCCGCTCAAGTGCACGCTCTGCGAGAGACGTTTTTTCTCCTCCTCCGAGTTCGTGCAGCACCGCTGCGACCCGGCCCGCGAGAAGCCCCTCAAGTGCCCCGACTGTGAAAAGCGGTTCAAGTACGCCTCGGACCTGCAGCGCCACCGGCGCGTGCACACGGgcgagaagccctacaagtgcccCTCCTGTGAGAAGGCCTTCAAGCAGCGCGAGCACCTCAACAAGCACCACAGCGTGCACGCCCGGGAGCAGCAGTACAAGTGCATGTGGTGCGGGGAGCGGTTCCTGGACTTGGGCCTGCTGCAGGAGCACAGTGTCCAGCACACGGCCGAGGGCGCCTACCAGGTGGCTGCCTGCTTGCCGtga
- the USB1 gene encoding U6 snRNA phosphodiesterase 1 isoform X6 codes for MRAALVGYSSSEEEEEGGCRGSGAQGLPRASAGRPRLPAPAGLPGDSEPEEAVSDDSSRHGGRVRSFPHERGSWATHVYLPHRAQEEFLELLELLLCRARTYVPSLAAMEEFHLSLSQCVVLRYHWIGPFVRSLKERLAAFHRFFCVADQVKVYTNQNKTRTFIGLEVSAGHFQLLELVSEVDRVLEEFDLPTFYKDPSFHISLAWCVGDLSGRLDGQCLQELQDIVDRFEDSALLLRVQWEEIRCKSGNKYFSFPLR; via the exons aTGAGGGCCGCGCTGGTGGGGTACAGCAgctcggaggaggaggaggaaggggggtgcCGGGGCAGCGGCGCGCAGGGGCTCCCCCGGGCCAG TGCCGGCCGCCCCCGCCTGCCCGCTCCCGCCGGCCTGCCGGGCGATTCGGAGCCGGAGGAGGCCGTTAGCGACGACAGCTCCCGGCATGGCGGCCGCGTCCGCAGCTTCCCCCACGAGCGGGGCAGCTGGGCCACCCACGTCTACCTGCCCC ACAGGGCCCAGGAGGAGtttctggagctgctggagctccTGCTCTGCCGCGCCCGCACCTACGTCCCCTCGCTGGCAGCCATGGAGGAGTTCCACCTCAGCCTCTCGCAGTGCGTGGTGCTGCGCTACCACTGGATCGGGCCCTTCGTCCGCTCCCTCAAGGAGCGCCTGGCCGCCTTCCACAG GTTCTTCTGCGTGGCTGACCAAGTGAAGGTTTACACCAACCAGAACAAAACCAG GACCTTTATTGGCTTGGAGGTCTCCGCTGGGCATttccagctgctggagctggtCTCAGAGGTGGACAGAGTTCTGGAGGAATTTGACCTTCCCACGTTCTACAAG GACCCGTCGTTCCATATCAGCTTGGCTTGGTGTGTCGGGGACCTGTCTGGCAGGCTGGACGGGCAGTGTCTGCAGGAGCTCCAG GACATCGTGGATAGGTTTGAGGACTCAGCACTCCTGCTGCGTGTCCAGTGGGAGGAAATCCGCTGCAAGTCAGGCAACAAGTACTTCTCCTTCCCCTTGAGGTAG
- the USB1 gene encoding U6 snRNA phosphodiesterase 1 isoform X3, whose product MRAALVGYSSSEEEEEGGCRGSGAQGLPRASAGRPRLPAPAGLPGDSEPEEAVSDDSSRHGGRVRSFPHERGSWATHVYLPHRAQEEFLELLELLLCRARTYVPSLAAMEEFHLSLSQCVVLRYHWIGPFVRSLKERLAAFHRFFCVADQVKVYTNQNKTRTFIGLEVSAGHFQLLELVSEVDRVLEEFDLPTFYKDPSFHISLAWCVGDLSGRLDGQCLQELQDIVDRFEDSALLLRVQWEEIRCKSGNKYFSFPLRLGLKEELWSKIVLAISPGLFWWASPREGSDSFCLSWKEVSPQPCPAPTDFR is encoded by the exons aTGAGGGCCGCGCTGGTGGGGTACAGCAgctcggaggaggaggaggaaggggggtgcCGGGGCAGCGGCGCGCAGGGGCTCCCCCGGGCCAG TGCCGGCCGCCCCCGCCTGCCCGCTCCCGCCGGCCTGCCGGGCGATTCGGAGCCGGAGGAGGCCGTTAGCGACGACAGCTCCCGGCATGGCGGCCGCGTCCGCAGCTTCCCCCACGAGCGGGGCAGCTGGGCCACCCACGTCTACCTGCCCC ACAGGGCCCAGGAGGAGtttctggagctgctggagctccTGCTCTGCCGCGCCCGCACCTACGTCCCCTCGCTGGCAGCCATGGAGGAGTTCCACCTCAGCCTCTCGCAGTGCGTGGTGCTGCGCTACCACTGGATCGGGCCCTTCGTCCGCTCCCTCAAGGAGCGCCTGGCCGCCTTCCACAG GTTCTTCTGCGTGGCTGACCAAGTGAAGGTTTACACCAACCAGAACAAAACCAG GACCTTTATTGGCTTGGAGGTCTCCGCTGGGCATttccagctgctggagctggtCTCAGAGGTGGACAGAGTTCTGGAGGAATTTGACCTTCCCACGTTCTACAAG GACCCGTCGTTCCATATCAGCTTGGCTTGGTGTGTCGGGGACCTGTCTGGCAGGCTGGACGGGCAGTGTCTGCAGGAGCTCCAG GACATCGTGGATAGGTTTGAGGACTCAGCACTCCTGCTGCGTGTCCAGTGGGAGGAAATCCGCTGCAAGTCAGGCAACAAGTACTTCTCCTTCCCCTTGAG GCTGGGTCTGAAAGAAGAGCTTTGGTCTAAGATTGTGCTTGCCATAAGCCCAGGACTTTTTTGGTGGGCAAGCCCGAGAGAGGGCAGCGACAGCTTTTGCCTGAGCTGGAAGGAGGTGAGTCCACAG CCATGCCCAGCTCCCACAGATTTCAGGTGA
- the USB1 gene encoding U6 snRNA phosphodiesterase 1 isoform X4 — translation MRAALVGYSSSEEEEEGGCRGSGAQGLPRASAGRPRLPAPAGLPGDSEPEEAVSDDSSRHGGRVRSFPHERGSWATHVYLPHRAQEEFLELLELLLCRARTYVPSLAAMEEFHLSLSQCVVLRYHWIGPFVRSLKERLAAFHRFFCVADQVKVYTNQNKTRTFIGLEVSAGHFQLLELVSEVDRVLEEFDLPTFYKDPSFHISLAWCVGDLSGRLDGQCLQELQDIVDRFEDSALLLRVQWEEIRCKSGNKYFSFPLRLGLKEELWSKIVLAISPGLFWWASPREGSDSFCLSWKEPCPAPTDFR, via the exons aTGAGGGCCGCGCTGGTGGGGTACAGCAgctcggaggaggaggaggaaggggggtgcCGGGGCAGCGGCGCGCAGGGGCTCCCCCGGGCCAG TGCCGGCCGCCCCCGCCTGCCCGCTCCCGCCGGCCTGCCGGGCGATTCGGAGCCGGAGGAGGCCGTTAGCGACGACAGCTCCCGGCATGGCGGCCGCGTCCGCAGCTTCCCCCACGAGCGGGGCAGCTGGGCCACCCACGTCTACCTGCCCC ACAGGGCCCAGGAGGAGtttctggagctgctggagctccTGCTCTGCCGCGCCCGCACCTACGTCCCCTCGCTGGCAGCCATGGAGGAGTTCCACCTCAGCCTCTCGCAGTGCGTGGTGCTGCGCTACCACTGGATCGGGCCCTTCGTCCGCTCCCTCAAGGAGCGCCTGGCCGCCTTCCACAG GTTCTTCTGCGTGGCTGACCAAGTGAAGGTTTACACCAACCAGAACAAAACCAG GACCTTTATTGGCTTGGAGGTCTCCGCTGGGCATttccagctgctggagctggtCTCAGAGGTGGACAGAGTTCTGGAGGAATTTGACCTTCCCACGTTCTACAAG GACCCGTCGTTCCATATCAGCTTGGCTTGGTGTGTCGGGGACCTGTCTGGCAGGCTGGACGGGCAGTGTCTGCAGGAGCTCCAG GACATCGTGGATAGGTTTGAGGACTCAGCACTCCTGCTGCGTGTCCAGTGGGAGGAAATCCGCTGCAAGTCAGGCAACAAGTACTTCTCCTTCCCCTTGAG GCTGGGTCTGAAAGAAGAGCTTTGGTCTAAGATTGTGCTTGCCATAAGCCCAGGACTTTTTTGGTGGGCAAGCCCGAGAGAGGGCAGCGACAGCTTTTGCCTGAGCTGGAAGGAG CCATGCCCAGCTCCCACAGATTTCAGGTGA
- the USB1 gene encoding U6 snRNA phosphodiesterase 1 isoform X1 — MRAALVGYSSSEEEEEGGCRGSGAQGLPRASAGRPRLPAPAGLPGDSEPEEAVSDDSSRHGGRVRSFPHERGSWATHVYLPHRAQEEFLELLELLLCRARTYVPSLAAMEEFHLSLSQCVVLRYHWIGPFVRSLKERLAAFHRFFCVADQVKVYTNQNKTRTFIGLEVSAGHFQLLELVSEVDRVLEEFDLPTFYKDPSFHISLAWCVGDLSGRLDGQCLQELQDIVDRFEDSALLLRVQWEEIRCKSGNKYFSFPLRLGLKEELWSKIVLAISPGLFWWASPREGSDSFCLSWKEVSPQGGWLQPLGYSEQDVDESFNLNLLIPCLSDESLWDF, encoded by the exons aTGAGGGCCGCGCTGGTGGGGTACAGCAgctcggaggaggaggaggaaggggggtgcCGGGGCAGCGGCGCGCAGGGGCTCCCCCGGGCCAG TGCCGGCCGCCCCCGCCTGCCCGCTCCCGCCGGCCTGCCGGGCGATTCGGAGCCGGAGGAGGCCGTTAGCGACGACAGCTCCCGGCATGGCGGCCGCGTCCGCAGCTTCCCCCACGAGCGGGGCAGCTGGGCCACCCACGTCTACCTGCCCC ACAGGGCCCAGGAGGAGtttctggagctgctggagctccTGCTCTGCCGCGCCCGCACCTACGTCCCCTCGCTGGCAGCCATGGAGGAGTTCCACCTCAGCCTCTCGCAGTGCGTGGTGCTGCGCTACCACTGGATCGGGCCCTTCGTCCGCTCCCTCAAGGAGCGCCTGGCCGCCTTCCACAG GTTCTTCTGCGTGGCTGACCAAGTGAAGGTTTACACCAACCAGAACAAAACCAG GACCTTTATTGGCTTGGAGGTCTCCGCTGGGCATttccagctgctggagctggtCTCAGAGGTGGACAGAGTTCTGGAGGAATTTGACCTTCCCACGTTCTACAAG GACCCGTCGTTCCATATCAGCTTGGCTTGGTGTGTCGGGGACCTGTCTGGCAGGCTGGACGGGCAGTGTCTGCAGGAGCTCCAG GACATCGTGGATAGGTTTGAGGACTCAGCACTCCTGCTGCGTGTCCAGTGGGAGGAAATCCGCTGCAAGTCAGGCAACAAGTACTTCTCCTTCCCCTTGAG GCTGGGTCTGAAAGAAGAGCTTTGGTCTAAGATTGTGCTTGCCATAAGCCCAGGACTTTTTTGGTGGGCAAGCCCGAGAGAGGGCAGCGACAGCTTTTGCCTGAGCTGGAAGGAGGTGAGTCCACAG ggCGGTTGGCTGCAGCCTCTTGGGTATTCAGAGCAGGATGTTGATGAATCTTTTAATCTGAATCTTTTAATTCCGTGTTTGTCTGATGAAAGTCTCTGGGACTTCTGA
- the USB1 gene encoding U6 snRNA phosphodiesterase 1 isoform X2, producing the protein MRAALVGYSSSEEEEEGGCRGSGAQGLPRASAGRPRLPAPAGLPGDSEPEEAVSDDSSRHGGRVRSFPHERGSWATHVYLPHRAQEEFLELLELLLCRARTYVPSLAAMEEFHLSLSQCVVLRYHWIGPFVRSLKERLAAFHRFFCVADQVKVYTNQNKTRTFIGLEVSAGHFQLLELVSEVDRVLEEFDLPTFYKDPSFHISLAWCVGDLSGRLDGQCLQELQDIVDRFEDSALLLRVQWEEIRCKSGNKYFSFPLRLGLKEELWSKIVLAISPGLFWWASPREGSDSFCLSWKEGGWLQPLGYSEQDVDESFNLNLLIPCLSDESLWDF; encoded by the exons aTGAGGGCCGCGCTGGTGGGGTACAGCAgctcggaggaggaggaggaaggggggtgcCGGGGCAGCGGCGCGCAGGGGCTCCCCCGGGCCAG TGCCGGCCGCCCCCGCCTGCCCGCTCCCGCCGGCCTGCCGGGCGATTCGGAGCCGGAGGAGGCCGTTAGCGACGACAGCTCCCGGCATGGCGGCCGCGTCCGCAGCTTCCCCCACGAGCGGGGCAGCTGGGCCACCCACGTCTACCTGCCCC ACAGGGCCCAGGAGGAGtttctggagctgctggagctccTGCTCTGCCGCGCCCGCACCTACGTCCCCTCGCTGGCAGCCATGGAGGAGTTCCACCTCAGCCTCTCGCAGTGCGTGGTGCTGCGCTACCACTGGATCGGGCCCTTCGTCCGCTCCCTCAAGGAGCGCCTGGCCGCCTTCCACAG GTTCTTCTGCGTGGCTGACCAAGTGAAGGTTTACACCAACCAGAACAAAACCAG GACCTTTATTGGCTTGGAGGTCTCCGCTGGGCATttccagctgctggagctggtCTCAGAGGTGGACAGAGTTCTGGAGGAATTTGACCTTCCCACGTTCTACAAG GACCCGTCGTTCCATATCAGCTTGGCTTGGTGTGTCGGGGACCTGTCTGGCAGGCTGGACGGGCAGTGTCTGCAGGAGCTCCAG GACATCGTGGATAGGTTTGAGGACTCAGCACTCCTGCTGCGTGTCCAGTGGGAGGAAATCCGCTGCAAGTCAGGCAACAAGTACTTCTCCTTCCCCTTGAG GCTGGGTCTGAAAGAAGAGCTTTGGTCTAAGATTGTGCTTGCCATAAGCCCAGGACTTTTTTGGTGGGCAAGCCCGAGAGAGGGCAGCGACAGCTTTTGCCTGAGCTGGAAGGAG ggCGGTTGGCTGCAGCCTCTTGGGTATTCAGAGCAGGATGTTGATGAATCTTTTAATCTGAATCTTTTAATTCCGTGTTTGTCTGATGAAAGTCTCTGGGACTTCTGA
- the USB1 gene encoding U6 snRNA phosphodiesterase 1 isoform X5 gives MAAASAASPTSGAAGPPTSTCPVDRAQEEFLELLELLLCRARTYVPSLAAMEEFHLSLSQCVVLRYHWIGPFVRSLKERLAAFHRFFCVADQVKVYTNQNKTRTFIGLEVSAGHFQLLELVSEVDRVLEEFDLPTFYKDPSFHISLAWCVGDLSGRLDGQCLQELQDIVDRFEDSALLLRVQWEEIRCKSGNKYFSFPLRLGLKEELWSKIVLAISPGLFWWASPREGSDSFCLSWKEVSPQGGWLQPLGYSEQDVDESFNLNLLIPCLSDESLWDF, from the exons ATGGCGGCCGCGTCCGCAGCTTCCCCCACGAGCGGGGCAGCTGGGCCACCCACGTCTACCTGCCCCGTAG ACAGGGCCCAGGAGGAGtttctggagctgctggagctccTGCTCTGCCGCGCCCGCACCTACGTCCCCTCGCTGGCAGCCATGGAGGAGTTCCACCTCAGCCTCTCGCAGTGCGTGGTGCTGCGCTACCACTGGATCGGGCCCTTCGTCCGCTCCCTCAAGGAGCGCCTGGCCGCCTTCCACAG GTTCTTCTGCGTGGCTGACCAAGTGAAGGTTTACACCAACCAGAACAAAACCAG GACCTTTATTGGCTTGGAGGTCTCCGCTGGGCATttccagctgctggagctggtCTCAGAGGTGGACAGAGTTCTGGAGGAATTTGACCTTCCCACGTTCTACAAG GACCCGTCGTTCCATATCAGCTTGGCTTGGTGTGTCGGGGACCTGTCTGGCAGGCTGGACGGGCAGTGTCTGCAGGAGCTCCAG GACATCGTGGATAGGTTTGAGGACTCAGCACTCCTGCTGCGTGTCCAGTGGGAGGAAATCCGCTGCAAGTCAGGCAACAAGTACTTCTCCTTCCCCTTGAG GCTGGGTCTGAAAGAAGAGCTTTGGTCTAAGATTGTGCTTGCCATAAGCCCAGGACTTTTTTGGTGGGCAAGCCCGAGAGAGGGCAGCGACAGCTTTTGCCTGAGCTGGAAGGAGGTGAGTCCACAG ggCGGTTGGCTGCAGCCTCTTGGGTATTCAGAGCAGGATGTTGATGAATCTTTTAATCTGAATCTTTTAATTCCGTGTTTGTCTGATGAAAGTCTCTGGGACTTCTGA
- the USB1 gene encoding U6 snRNA phosphodiesterase 1 isoform X7 — translation MEEFHLSLSQCVVLRYHWIGPFVRSLKERLAAFHRFFCVADQVKVYTNQNKTRTFIGLEVSAGHFQLLELVSEVDRVLEEFDLPTFYKDPSFHISLAWCVGDLSGRLDGQCLQELQDIVDRFEDSALLLRVQWEEIRCKSGNKYFSFPLRLGLKEELWSKIVLAISPGLFWWASPREGSDSFCLSWKEVSPQGGWLQPLGYSEQDVDESFNLNLLIPCLSDESLWDF, via the exons ATGGAGGAGTTCCACCTCAGCCTCTCGCAGTGCGTGGTGCTGCGCTACCACTGGATCGGGCCCTTCGTCCGCTCCCTCAAGGAGCGCCTGGCCGCCTTCCACAG GTTCTTCTGCGTGGCTGACCAAGTGAAGGTTTACACCAACCAGAACAAAACCAG GACCTTTATTGGCTTGGAGGTCTCCGCTGGGCATttccagctgctggagctggtCTCAGAGGTGGACAGAGTTCTGGAGGAATTTGACCTTCCCACGTTCTACAAG GACCCGTCGTTCCATATCAGCTTGGCTTGGTGTGTCGGGGACCTGTCTGGCAGGCTGGACGGGCAGTGTCTGCAGGAGCTCCAG GACATCGTGGATAGGTTTGAGGACTCAGCACTCCTGCTGCGTGTCCAGTGGGAGGAAATCCGCTGCAAGTCAGGCAACAAGTACTTCTCCTTCCCCTTGAG GCTGGGTCTGAAAGAAGAGCTTTGGTCTAAGATTGTGCTTGCCATAAGCCCAGGACTTTTTTGGTGGGCAAGCCCGAGAGAGGGCAGCGACAGCTTTTGCCTGAGCTGGAAGGAGGTGAGTCCACAG ggCGGTTGGCTGCAGCCTCTTGGGTATTCAGAGCAGGATGTTGATGAATCTTTTAATCTGAATCTTTTAATTCCGTGTTTGTCTGATGAAAGTCTCTGGGACTTCTGA